Proteins encoded in a region of the Myxococcus guangdongensis genome:
- a CDS encoding OPT family oligopeptide transporter, which yields MAHGTPPVVDERVPLAQSHAPHQHSPYIPPDQSPTEMTIRALVLGSVLGIVFAASSVYLAIKVGLTVSASIPVAVLSIAIFRALGKSNILENTIVQTTGSAGESLAFGVAAALPALLLLGYDISLTHAFLTAALGGVLGVLMMIPLRQGLIVQEHGKLPYPEGTASADVLIVGEQGGTNARTVIIGFLVGGIYKFAYSGMKLFREVLSTPLKGLKSATLSTEVSPELLGVGYIIGPRVAAITFAGGVLSYLILIPAISFFGGGLDQPLLVHNGQLIRDMSPDQIRNAYVLYIGAGAVATGGLISLIRSLPTIIGAFKRGVESLKASRAHGGAPQLLRTEQDLPITVVLVGSLMLVLTIWLAPPLHVNFISALLIIVFGFFFVTVSARITGEIGSSSNPISGMVVATLLVTCLVYLVLGWTDSNDRFMALTTAAIVGIAASNGGTTAQDLKTAFLVGGTPRRQQTALFVGVLTSAMFIGVVLVTLNKGATVTIPEPHPNVQVTELTEETRTQYVFPWSVSADSLASRNLDEAALRKAAWAQGYELANTNGALELRSWRQVPAQDVGGVMLSPTGGSQVKVSDLGAVTEGPQRTFKEGYVRGADTPVPAGKYLVDGAGTIQYVVDPGIGGRITTYEGQALTRYAAPKAQLFALIIDGILTQRLPWDLVLLGVFIALMLELCGVSSLPFAVGVYLPISSSAPLFVGGMVRYFVDRVRGGESDFSPGTLLSSGYIAGGSIAGVLIAFLEIATDGAGSRAINLPAVFGHEGAFGGFLNAVGESELAHPLWSNLWGLLFFGGLTLFLLRSALRGPSAAVSPPPGK from the coding sequence TTGGCCCACGGTACCCCGCCGGTCGTCGACGAGCGTGTTCCGCTCGCGCAATCGCACGCGCCCCACCAACACTCCCCGTACATCCCACCCGACCAGTCGCCCACGGAGATGACGATCCGCGCGTTGGTGCTCGGCTCGGTGCTGGGCATCGTGTTCGCCGCCTCCTCCGTGTACCTGGCCATCAAGGTGGGCCTCACGGTGTCCGCGTCGATTCCGGTGGCGGTGCTCTCCATCGCCATCTTCCGGGCGCTGGGCAAGTCGAACATCCTGGAGAACACCATCGTCCAGACGACGGGCTCGGCGGGTGAGTCGCTGGCCTTCGGCGTGGCGGCGGCGCTCCCAGCGCTGCTCCTCCTGGGCTACGACATCAGCCTCACGCACGCGTTCCTCACGGCGGCGCTGGGCGGCGTGCTCGGCGTGCTGATGATGATTCCGCTGCGCCAGGGCCTCATCGTCCAGGAGCACGGCAAGCTGCCCTACCCGGAAGGCACGGCCAGCGCGGACGTGCTCATCGTCGGTGAGCAGGGCGGCACCAACGCCCGCACGGTCATCATCGGCTTCCTGGTGGGCGGCATCTACAAGTTCGCCTACTCCGGCATGAAGCTCTTCCGGGAGGTGCTGAGCACCCCGCTCAAGGGCCTCAAGAGCGCCACGCTCTCCACGGAGGTGAGCCCGGAGCTGCTCGGCGTGGGCTACATCATCGGCCCCCGGGTGGCGGCCATCACCTTCGCCGGCGGCGTGCTGAGCTACCTCATCCTCATCCCCGCCATCTCCTTCTTCGGCGGCGGGTTGGACCAGCCCCTGCTGGTGCACAACGGGCAGCTCATCCGGGACATGTCGCCGGACCAGATTCGCAACGCGTACGTGCTCTACATCGGCGCGGGCGCGGTGGCGACGGGCGGCCTCATCAGCCTCATCCGCTCGCTGCCCACCATCATCGGCGCGTTCAAGCGCGGCGTGGAGTCCCTCAAGGCCTCGCGCGCCCACGGCGGCGCCCCGCAGCTCTTGCGCACCGAGCAGGACCTCCCCATCACCGTGGTGCTGGTGGGCAGCCTGATGCTGGTGCTGACCATCTGGCTGGCGCCCCCGCTGCACGTCAACTTCATCTCCGCCCTGCTCATCATCGTCTTCGGCTTCTTCTTCGTGACGGTGAGCGCGCGAATCACGGGTGAAATCGGCAGCTCCTCCAATCCCATCTCCGGCATGGTGGTGGCCACGCTGCTCGTCACGTGCCTGGTGTACCTGGTGCTGGGCTGGACGGACTCCAATGACCGCTTCATGGCGCTGACCACCGCGGCCATCGTCGGCATCGCCGCGTCCAACGGCGGCACCACCGCGCAGGACCTGAAGACGGCCTTCCTGGTGGGCGGTACGCCCCGCCGGCAGCAGACGGCGCTCTTCGTGGGCGTGCTGACGAGCGCCATGTTCATCGGCGTGGTGTTGGTGACGCTCAACAAGGGCGCCACCGTCACCATCCCGGAGCCGCACCCGAACGTGCAGGTCACCGAGCTGACCGAGGAGACGCGGACCCAGTACGTGTTCCCCTGGAGCGTGTCCGCGGACTCCCTGGCCTCGCGCAACCTGGACGAGGCGGCGCTGCGCAAGGCGGCCTGGGCGCAGGGCTACGAGCTGGCGAACACGAACGGCGCGTTGGAGCTGCGCAGCTGGCGGCAGGTGCCCGCGCAGGACGTGGGCGGCGTGATGCTGAGCCCCACGGGCGGCTCGCAGGTGAAGGTGTCCGACCTGGGCGCCGTCACCGAGGGCCCCCAGCGCACCTTCAAGGAAGGCTACGTGCGCGGCGCGGACACGCCGGTGCCCGCGGGCAAGTACCTGGTCGATGGCGCCGGCACCATCCAGTACGTGGTGGACCCGGGCATCGGCGGCCGCATCACCACCTACGAGGGCCAGGCCCTCACCCGCTACGCCGCGCCCAAGGCGCAGCTGTTCGCGCTCATCATCGACGGCATCCTCACGCAGCGGCTGCCCTGGGATTTGGTGCTGCTGGGCGTGTTCATCGCGCTGATGCTGGAGCTGTGCGGCGTGTCCTCGCTGCCCTTCGCGGTGGGCGTGTACCTGCCCATCAGCAGCAGCGCGCCGCTCTTCGTGGGCGGCATGGTGCGCTACTTCGTGGACCGCGTGCGCGGCGGTGAGTCCGACTTCTCGCCGGGCACCCTGCTCTCCTCCGGCTACATCGCCGGTGGCTCCATCGCGGGCGTGCTCATCGCCTTCCTCGAAATCGCCACGGATGGCGCCGGCTCCCGCGCCATCAACCTGCCGGCCGTCTTCGGCCACGAGGGCGCCTTCGGCGGCTTCCTCAACGCGGTGGGCGAGAGCGAGCTGGCGCATCCGCTCTGGTCCAACCTGTGGGGCCTGCTCTTCTTCGGCGGCCTGACGCTGTTCCTGCTGCGCTCGGCCCTGCGTGGCCCCAGCGCCGCGGTGTCGCCGCCGCCCGGCAAGTAG
- a CDS encoding RNA polymerase factor sigma-32, giving the protein MQASTEQSSNSGSLAMYLSEINHYNLLTVEEEQALARSFIQGDLAAGHRLVTSNLRFVVKVAYEYRSYGIKMSDLIQEGNIGLMKAVQKFDPDKGIRLISYAVWWIRAYIQNYILKSWSLVKLGTTQAQRKLFFSLARTRRELEKFGNGEAVVNVEEIARRLHVKPGEVREMEQRMGGRDLSLDAPMGEDGGNSHVDFVVSAAAPQDDEFADKEEAGLINARVRTALMRLDPRERFIIEQRVMNERPMTLKELGEHFGFSRERARQLEIRAKDKLKAELAALMAEVDPDAASMQQ; this is encoded by the coding sequence CAACCACTACAACCTGCTCACCGTGGAGGAGGAGCAAGCGCTCGCGCGCAGCTTCATCCAGGGTGATCTGGCCGCCGGCCACCGGCTCGTCACGAGCAACCTGCGCTTCGTGGTGAAGGTTGCCTACGAGTACCGCTCCTACGGCATCAAGATGTCGGACCTCATCCAGGAGGGGAACATCGGCCTGATGAAGGCCGTGCAGAAGTTCGACCCGGACAAGGGCATCCGCCTCATCTCCTACGCGGTGTGGTGGATTCGCGCGTACATCCAGAACTACATCCTCAAGAGCTGGTCGCTGGTGAAGCTCGGCACCACGCAGGCGCAGCGGAAGCTGTTCTTCAGCCTGGCGCGCACGCGCCGCGAGCTGGAGAAGTTCGGCAACGGCGAGGCCGTGGTCAACGTGGAGGAGATTGCCCGCCGGCTGCACGTGAAGCCCGGCGAGGTGCGCGAGATGGAGCAGCGCATGGGCGGCCGCGACCTCTCCCTCGACGCACCCATGGGCGAGGACGGCGGCAACAGCCACGTGGACTTCGTGGTCAGCGCCGCGGCCCCCCAGGACGACGAGTTCGCCGACAAGGAGGAGGCGGGCCTCATCAACGCCCGCGTCCGCACCGCGCTGATGCGCCTGGACCCGCGCGAGCGCTTCATCATCGAGCAGCGGGTCATGAACGAGCGCCCCATGACGCTCAAGGAGCTGGGCGAGCACTTCGGCTTCTCGCGGGAGCGCGCCCGTCAGCTCGAGATTCGCGCCAAGGACAAGCTCAAGGCGGAGCTGGCCGCGCTGATGGCCGAGGTGGACCCGGACGCCGCCTCCATGCAGCAGTAG